CTGGTCGATCGCTCGATATGCTAGCCACGTAAGCAACAGCGCGAGCAGACCCCCCACAATTCCCTTGGCGAACCCGTCGATCAGAAAGGGTGCCCGTATGAACGAGTCCGTGGCTCCCACCAATCGCATAATGGAGATCTCCCGCTCGCGCGCCAGAACTGAAACACGGATTGTCGCGCCGATGATGATGATCGAGACTGCCGCGAACGCCAGGCCCAGGCCCAGCCCCGTGCCAGCGGCGATAGTGCGAAGCTGATGCAGCTTCTCCACCCATTCCTCTCCGTATCGCACGTCGTCCACGAACTGATACGATTTGACGCGTTCCGCTACCTCCCTGACTGTGGCAGGGTCGCGCAGACCTGCGCGGAGATGCACGTCCAGAGATGCGGGAAGCATTGCTTCCTCGAACACGTCGGTGAACTCGCCGAGGTCTTCTCGCGCGCGTGCAAGTGCACCTTCCTGAGTGACATACTCTACTTTCGCCACCTCGGGAAATGCACGGATGTCGCCCATCGCAGTCGCGATGGCATCCGCTGGAGTGCCATCAGAAACAAATGCGCGAACCTCTACACGTTCCTCCACTCCGCGTAAGGCGTGACGGATATTGAGCGCGACGAGTGCGAAAAGTCCGAACGCAAACAGAGAGAAGGCGATCGTTGTGACGCCGAGCAGGCTCAGCAATGGAGCCCGGCGCGATGCATTGACGGCTTCGCGAACCGCCAGCACTTACTGTCTTGCCGCGGGAAGTGGCGGCCAGTTGCCTTCGTTCGGACCGCCGATGGCAGGCTGCCCAAGTAGCGGCGTGTACCGCGTTTCCGGCGGCGGGGTTTCCGCGGAATCGAAGACTACTCTTCCGTGATTCAACTCAATCGTTCGGCCGCCCTCGGCTTTTCGCACCATTTCGAGATCGTGAGTTGCCATGATTACCGAGGTGCCGGTGGCGTTGATCTCGCGTAGAAGCTGAAAAACGCTTCGGGTTGCACGCTCGTCGAGGTTACCCGTTGGCTCGTCAGCAAGAAGAAAATAGGGATCGTTGACGAGTGCGCGGGCGATCGCCACGCGCTGCTGCTCGCCGCCGGAAAGCTGGCGGGGACGTTGAGTCGCCTTGGACGACAGACCAACCTGCGTCAGCACCCTTCCCACGCGCGCCGGGATAGTCGACGGTGATGCACCGGTTACTTCAAGCGCAAACGCCACGTTCTGCTCGGCAGTCCTGTCTTCCAGCAGCCGAAAATCCTGGAAGATGATTCCAAGCTTCCGGCGCAGTTGCGAGATCTCGGTGCGCCGTGCGGTGTTGCCATGGACCTCGTTGACCCAGACGTCGCCGTGACTTGGCTTTTCCTCCATGTACAGCAGCTTGAGGATGGTTGTCTTTCCCGAGCCGCTGGGCCCGATGAGAAATACGAACTCTCCGCGCCGTACCTGGAAATTGACGTGGCTGAGCGCGACACGCGTGTGCGTGTACTCCTTGGCGACGTCTTCCAGTCTTATCATTATCTCTGCTACCTCTTAAGCGCCTGTTCGATATCGGCGATGATGTCATCCGCATTCTCGATGCCGATGCTGAGCCTCAGAAATCCATCCGGGATGCCGATGGCGGCGCGTTCCTCGCTCGTCATGTGGGCATGCGAGCTGTAACGCGGCTCACTCACAAGCGTGTCCACGCCGCCGAGGCTCGCGGCGTAGGTGATCATTTTTACGCTGCGAACGAAGCTGTCGGCCGCAGCGGCACCGCCGCTCAGCTCGATTGCCAACAGACCCCCGAATCCGTCCAGCATTTTTTTCGCGACACCGTGGTCCGGATGGGCGGGCAGTCCCGCGTAATGCACCTTGCTGATCTCCGGTCGCGCGGACGACCACTGCGCGACGCGCATTGCATTCTCGTTCGAGCGCCTGACGCGGACATCCAGCGTCTTGAGGCCGCGCTCGAGCAGCCAGCAGGCGAATGGGTCAGGCGCCTGGCCCCATACGATCATCTTGCGCCGGACTTCGTCTATATAGGACGCGGTGCCGGCGACGACGCCACACAGAATGTCGTGATGCCCATTGAGATATTTGGTAGCAGAATGAATGACGACCTCGGCGCCGTGCTCCATTGGCCGGGCGTTGATCGGGCTCGCGAGGGTGGAATCCACAACAAGTGCGACACCCTTGAGCTTTGCAAGGATTGCTGGCTGTGTAAGATCCAGCACACGACCTGTCGGGTTTACCGGAGATTCCACGAAAATCGCCCGCGTGTTCTGCCGGATGGTGTTTCGCCAGACCCGGCGCTCGTCGGGGTCCGCGAAGCTGACCTCGATGCCCATGGACGCAAACTCTTCCGTAAACAGCCGCCTGGTACCGCCGTAAATCCACGCGCTCGAGAGCAGGTGATCACCAGGCCGCAGGAGTGCCAGCATCGCGCAGGCGGTTGCTCCCATACCGCTCGACAAAACCAGCGCCGCTTCTGCCCCTTCCAGCATTGCGATCCGCTTCTGAACGACTGTTTCGTTGGGCGTATTACCGTATCGCGTGTAAAGCAGCCCGTCAGCAGTACCAAAAGGCTGGGCGTAGTTGACCGACTGGATGAGTGGCTGTGCAACAGGATCACCCGCAGCCCGGTGTTCCGATCCACCATGCACCGCAATCGTGGAGCGTCCTCGCACGGGAGGCTTGGCCCTGGGCGCCATCACCCTACCTGGCGATTGTTCGGGGTATCGAGATCGGGTTTGATCACGGTCACGGACTCCGATACTGCGACCCCGGCGATGTCGCGCAAAATGGCGCTGCCCTCTGCAATCGTGTCATCAATAATCAGGATCGCAAGGTCCTGTCGTCGCGGGCCGACCACCCACACCAGCTCGCCGTTGTCGATGAGACGAACTCTCGCCTCCGAAGCTCGCAGGCGAATCATCGGACCACGCTCGGCATCGCCCCGACAGGTGGATATGTATTCGACGACGTTCAGGCTGGGCCGATAGTTCCTGCCCATGCTGATCCGCACATCCGGAAGCCGAAGGTGCTTCACGAAACTTCCATCCCCCGACCGGGGGTGCCGGCAGCCGTCGCATTGAACATGGCTGCCGGAGGAACACGACCGGCGTATCCGCTTCGGATTGCGATGTACCCGCTCTCCTGCCGGATCACCAGGCGGCGCTGCCAGAGCGTCTCCAGCATCCGGGCGGCAAGCTCGTGCGGCATGCCGGTGGCATCCGCGACGTCGGATGCGTGAGCGATGCCGAGTCTTCCGATCGTGTCCCACGCTCGCCGCTGGTCACCGTCGACGTTACCGACGAGCTGCACCACGCCGCCTTCCAGCTGCGTCACCAGCGCCAGGTCGTGACGTTCGAGAACTGCCTCGATTGCATCCATGTGCGACTCGCTCATCCCGTAAAACACGAAATACACTTCGCGGCGCGGAAGGTCCAGGCTTACATACTGAAGCAGCAGTTTCGCTACGATCTCATCTGCGCATGAGAAATCGAGAAGGCCCACGTGAGAAAAATCGAGGACAGCCAGCGCCTTGTCGCCGATTTCGTCCAGATGGTGTTCGATACCGATTCTGACGGCAGCCCCGGTGGGCCGTGTAACGAGGTTCGAATAGAGATCGCAGACGCTTCGCCTGAGAACTGTGCTGACATCGATGTGGCTGATCAAGGCAGTCCTATCCTTTCAGGAATCGTAATCTGAACCTGGGCGCCGGGGAAAAATGGCAATCCTTCGCCAAGAGGCACACCCTGGCCCCACTCTGGCACAATCGCGATGCGTGCCGTGCCGCTTCGCACGCTCATCATCCCGTCCCATTTGCCGGTGAACTTGCGAACGCCTGCCAGGCCCTGTCCCCGCCCTGGATCCCGAAACCGGGTGGCTCCCTTGATCACCGTCTCCTCGAGGGCCTTGCCGTCGTCCCATACGTCGCTGGCACGCGCACCCTGAGACTGTTCCAGCGATTTCCGAAATCCCATGCCTGCGTCGCAGACGGCGATCACTACGACCCATCTGCCCAGCCGTTGCTGAAACTTGTAGGCGTGTACGGAAACCCACCCTCCGTAACCGGCATGCTCGATGACGTTCTGGCAGATTTCCGACAGCACCATCGTAAACCGCATGGTGACACTCGCCTCAAGGTTCAATTTTTCCTGGAGGATTGCCTGGGCACGATGCTGAATGTTGTCGACTACGGTGTGAACGTCCTCGGTGCCGTTGATCGGCGTAACCTCGAGCAGCACACTGTTTTCAGATTTGCTTCGCCGCGGCACCCTTCCGGAAATTTCGTAGAGGGAATCTGCATAGGTGAAAAAGCTTGCTTTCGACCAGTAGGATGCCGTGTCCTCGGCTTCCGGAACCGTCAACCCCGGCCGTTCGAGACGCGTCTGGGCCAGCGAGAGCAGTGCAGTGAAGCCGAAAGGCGACGCCCAGCGTGTACGCCTTGCGTCGAGGAGGATTTTTTCTTCAGGAGGCAGCAGTGCTACCTGAGCGAAGATCTGTTCAAATGACTGGTCGTCGAGTGACGGGGGAACGTTGATAATGGTCGTCACCTGATGCTCAGTTCTCCCCGGAGGTGTTGCGCGAGACCCGTGGCCCCGCGATGATCGACGTTACGCGCCGCGGCTGCCGACGCAGCGCCCATTGCGGCTTCGAGACTGTCGCCAGCCAGCATGCGCGAGAAATATGTCGCGCCCCACACGTCGCCGCACCCCGTTGGATCGCCGCCACCGAGATCGCGAGTGGGTGCCGCCGGGTGTAATGCAGTTCGAACTGCGCCCGACGATGTACCGAGTGAATCTCGATTCAGGTCTGCCAGAGTGTCGAAGCCGGGAGCGGCGAAATAGGCGACTCCCCTCGCACCCATCGTGACATTGAGCACGCTCACGCCAGCCCCCATTGCGATTGCCGCAAGCGCGAGCGGATCGGTGGCCATCATCTGCATCTCATCCTCGTTCACCTGAATGATGTCGAAGCATCGGCACCACGCTGCGGGATTCGGCAACGGTTGCAGCGTCCGTGCGCCGTCGGGCTGTACAGCCAGCAGAAGCGAATGCAGGTCGCAGTATATCGGACCATAAAAGTGGGCTCTGATCAACTGGGCGGTTTCCAGGTCGAGCTCAAAACCACTGATAAGGTTGATGTAGAGAGCGTCGACTCCAGCGAGCAGCGGCTTGAGTCCGAGCCAGTTCCATCCTGGAACCCCGCCCGTCAGATGCTCGCAACGCCGCTCGGCGCTCTGATAGTGCAGGGTAACCCGGTTATTCGGATGCGGCACTTCGATGGGACCCGCGTCAGCGGCAACCCGGCGCAGCCCGGTAGTGAAGTTGCGGGCCTGTGGGGCGAGGTCGTATCCGACTTTGACCATCGGGACCATTTGCCAGTCGTCACCCAGCGAAGCGTCGAAGGCACCAAGTGCATAGGTGATTCCCCCCCATTCCTCGACCGGATGCTGCATGGGATCGCGACCGTGAATGATGTCCCAGACAAAGCTGCCGATTACGCCTACACGCCGGCCCGCCATCAAAGATCGCCGAGGGTCTGGGCCTTGAATGTTGCGATTGCCCCCACGACACCTGCAGAGCCCGGCAGCGCTCCCGGCACGATGCGGCAGGCGTCGACCGCCGGCTTGAACGCGCGCCGCCTGACTTCGGCGCGGAGCGGGTCAAACAGCAGATCACCCGCCTGGGTAACACCACCCGCAACGACGAAAATGTCGGGATTGAAAATGTTGATGAGGTTGGAAATTCCAACCCCGAGGAAATGGGCCGTATCGCGCACCACCTCCTGCGCTACGGCATCGCCGCGCTTCGAGGCGTCGAACACGGTCTGGGCGGTGATGCGAGAAAGGTCTCCGTCAACCATCGAGGGGAGCACAGAGTTCTCATCTCCTTCGAGAACTTCGCGCGCACGTTCAGCGATAGCGGGCCCTGACGTGTATGCCTCCAGGCAGCCGTAGTTGCCGCACTTGCAGCGCCTCCCTGTCGAGTCGATCGTCGTATGACCAATTTCGCCGGCTGCGTCGGATGCGCCGTGATACAACCGGCCGTCCAGTATGAGCCCGCCTCCGATGCCGGTACCAATGGTGAGACCGACGACGTTGCGGCCACCTTTCGCGGCGCCGCACCACCATTCGCCGAGGGTTGCGCAATTGGCATCATTATCGAGTGTCGCGGGGAGCCCGACCCGGTTCGACACCTCATCGCGAAGCGGGAAGTCCCGCCAGCCCAGGTTGGGCGTGACAATCACCACTCCACGGGCGCGGTCGAGCGGTCCGGGCGAACCAATGCCCACGCCGAGAAAATCTCCGCGTTCGGCTCCGGTTTCCGCCCGCGTCCGGGTTATCACTTCTTCTACCAGCCCGGCGATACGATCCATCACGTCGCTGGCGCCGTTCTGAGAAAGAGTCGGTATCGTCTTCATCGCCAGCTCGCGAGTACCGTCGGTCGGCATTGCGCCGGCAACGATGTTGGTACCTCCGAGATCGACACCGATGATGAATTTTTCTCTGATCGTCACCGTCCGTTCGCTTGCGAGAGGGTTTGAGCGAGAAGCGCGAACACGCTGCCAGAGGAAAGTTCGCGCATGCATCGCCAATGTCCAAGCGGACACCGATGGGGGCCGTGGCTGTCGCAAGGCCTGCAGGCAAGGCCTTCGTGTCCGGCAGTCGACGATGCCGGACCGAGTGGGCCAAATCCGAATTCCGGCACGGTTGGGCCGAATACGGTTACAGTGGGCGTGCCCATGGCCGATGCAATGTGTTGCGGTGCCGAATCATTGGTGACGAGCGCGGCAGCGCGGCGGATCAGCTCGGCCGATGCAAGAAGACCAGTCCTGCCAGCGGCGTTGATGCCGGTACCTTTCGGGAGGCCGGCAATTATCGTCTCGCCAAGCGCCGCGTCTTCCGAGCCGCCGAGCACCACGATGTCATGGGTTTCGGCGAGCAAAGCTGCGAGATCCTGAAAATAGGGCCAGCGTTTTGTGCCCCACGCACTTCCTGGCGCGAGCGCGACGAAAGGACGCGGCGTGGCGTTGCTTAAAGTGCGAAGCAGGTCTTCAGCCGATTCGATGTCAGCCGCCGATGGGTATAGCCTCGGCATTACCTGCCACGGCTGCGGCTCATCCGCGCATTCACTCATCGACAGCCACCAGAGCCGCTCGGCATGATGACGATCCGCCCTGTAGGCGACACGCGAAGTGTAGAAAGCGCTGCCGGAAGATGTATGGAACCCAATACGATTTGAGATGCCGGCAGCGCGCACGAGTGCCGCGCTGCGGATCGAGCCTTGCGCCAGGTACGCGGCTTCGAACGTGCTCCCGGCCTCAGGAATTCCGGGTGATCGCGGCAATGTATCGAGACCGGCAGCCCGGATGCGATTGACGGTCCGTCTGAAACCGCCTACACCCCGGTCCGCGCCGCGCTTGTCGTACACGACCACGTTCCGTATGCCTGGGTTGTTGGCAAGCACAGCTGCGCTTTCCGGTGTCGTGACGACATCTACCGGGCCTCGCCGCGCCAGCTCAGCGATCAGCGGCGTAGTAAGAATGACATCGCCAAGGAAGCTCGTCTGCACAACGAGCGACGACATCGGTCAGTCTACCTGCAGAACTGCGAGGAACGCCTCCTGCGGGATTTCGACAGCACCAACCTGCTTCATCCGTTTTTTGCCTTCCTTTTGTTTCTCGAGAAGCTTGCGTTTGCGGCTGATGTCGCCCCCGTAACATTTCGCGAGAACATCCTTCCGGAGTGGCTTGACTGTCTGGCGCGCGATGATCTTCTGCCCGATCGCCGCCTGAATGGCGACCTCGAAGAGCTGTCTCGGAATCAGCTCGCGCAGCTTGTCGGCGATTTTCCGCCCCCATTCGTATGCCTTGTCCCGGTGAATGATCACCGAGAACGCATCGACCGGATCGCCGTTGATGAGCATGTCCAGCTTCACCAGATCGCTGCGGCGATATTCCAGCATCTCGTAGTCGAGAGATGCGTATCCACGGCTGATCGTTTTCAGACGGTCGAAAAAATCGAGGATGATTTCACCGAGGGGGAACTCGAAGTCGAATTCCACGCGTGCCTGGTCGAGATACGTCATGTTCCGGTAAACGCCGCGCCGCTCGGTACCCAGCGTCATGATTGGCCCGATGTATTCTGCGGGAGCCATGATCCGCGCCTTGACGTAAGGCTCTTCGACGTAGTCGATCACCGCTGCGAGCGGCATGAGTGAAGGATTCTCGATCAGCTGCATGGTTGCATCCGTCCGATAAACCTTGTATTCGACGCTCGGCACTGTAGTGACCAGCTCGAGCTCATATTCACGGGAGAGTCGCTCCTGCACGATCTCCATATGCAGCAGCCCTAGAAATCCGCAGCGAAAGCCGAAGCCAAGAGCGGTGGAAGTTTCGGGCTCATACTGCAGGGAGGCATCGTTGAGCTGCAGCTTCTCCAGTGCGTCGCGAAGCGTCTCGTACTGGGTGGTATCGGTTGGATACATTCCCGCGAATACGAAAGACCGGACTTCCTGATATCCGGGCAAGGCGGTTGAAGCTTTGTTCAGGGCGTCGAAGATCGTGTCGCCGGCACGGGTCTCCTTTACCGAGCGCACATTCGCGACGACGTAGCCGACTTCACCAGGTCCGAGCTGATCCGCCTTTACCTGGCGAAGCTGGTTATAGCCGACTTCGGCCACTTCGTAGACGGAGTCGCTTGCACCGAACGTGATTTTGGTGCCGGGGCGAAGGATTCCGTCGACGACACGAACGCTGGGCACAGCGCCCCGATACCGGTCGTAATAGGAGTCGTAGATAAGTGCCCGAAGCGGACCATCAGGATCGCCCTGGGGAGGCGGTACCTTCCTGATGATCTGTTCGAGGAGCTCGGGTATACCGAGCCCTTCCTTGGCGCTCACGAGCAGGATGTCGTCAGAATCCACCCCCAGCAGATCATGTACTTCCTGCTTGCGGCGTTCCGGCTCAGCGCCGGGAAGGTCGATTTTATTGAGGACAGGTACGATCTCCAGTCCGGCATCGAGGGCTAGAAACAGATTGGAAAGCGTTTGCGCCTGGATCCCCTGTGATGCATCGACGACGAGAACGGCACCTTCGCAGGCAGCGAGTGAGCGCGAAACTTCGTATGTGAAGTCGACGTGTCCCGGCGTATCGATGAGGTTCAGCTCATACAGATCACCGTTCCCCGCCTCGTAACTCATGCGGACAGCGTTCAGCTTGATGGTGATTCCGCGCTCCCGTTCCAGGTCGAGGGTGTCGAGAACCTGGGCTTTCATCTCGCGTTTCTGCAGCATGCCGGTTGCTTCGATCAGACGGTCCGCGAGCGTGGACTTGCCATGATCGATGTGGGCGACAATGCAGAAGTTGCGGATGTGATCGAGCTTCAAGACGCGGACCGGAATGATTGTCCCGTCGATTCGGGAACAGCCTCCAAATCTAACGGCAAGGCTGTTCTCGCATCCTACGCCTTTCTACAGGACCCTTACTGTCGTTCCCCGGGCGGATCAATACGTTGTGGCGCAGCGCGCGCCGGCGGCGGCCGGCTCTCCGCGCGTGGCTCGCTCTGCGTCTCAACTCGCGGCTCGCTTCGTGTCTCCACTCGCGGCTCGCTTCGTGTCTCCACTCGCTCAACCCGCGGCTCCGCGCGTGTCCGCATTGGCGGCTCATACCGCGGCTCAGCGCGTGTCTGTACCGGCGGCTCGTACCTGGGTTGCGCGCGGGGCTCTATCCGCGGCTCGCGATCAATCAGCCGCGGACTCTCCACACGCGTCGGAGGCTGACCCCGGTCCCGCGGAATGTCACGGATCGATGGGCGTTCGCGGCGCATTTCCTGCTCGCGTCTCGCGGCGGATCGCATCACAGCGTCGTCACTGCGTCCGTTGTCGCCAAATCGCCCCTCTGCTGGAGACGGCAGTGGTGCATCAGGCCGACGCGGATCGGGAGCGATCGGATCTGGCGTGAGAGGCCGCGGCCTCAGACCCACTCGGGGCGTTGGATTCGCCGGTCGCACCGGACTCTGAGGCCGGCTACCGACCACGGGCCCATAACCACGTCCGAAGTGACCGCCGTAATAGGCGCTTCGGCCATAATAACCGTCACGAAAGCCGTTATAGCCATCGCAGTAGTAGTAGTCGTAACGCAGCGCGAATGAAGACAGGCAGCTCTGGTAGTAATCGTCATGCGTGTAGAAGCGATAATTGCTCGCGTACCTTGTCCGGCCCCGAGAATTTCCGCTTACTTCATATGACATGTAATCGATCGAAAACTGCGACCGTGTCGATAACGTGCGGGAAATGAACTGGTCGACGATTCTGAAGGGATCCCCGTACCGTGAACCTGCCAGGCGCGCGACGCTCCATTGCGAGCCGCTGGTGTAGCTGCGAAAGTCGAAGCGCGCGTAGGAAGCAATAGCAAAGACAAATCCCGTACCGCTGGACTCATACAGTCTGAAAGCTCGATCTTCGACATAGGGAACACGTTCGTTGGCCAGGCTTCCCGTCCGGAGCGCGCGCTGCTCCAGTGGAAGCCGCGGGTAAAGCACTCTGATCTCCCCGTCGGTGGTCACCCTGACGACAGTGACATACGCACCGGGCTCCGATGCGAAGAACGGGCGGATCGGATCGCCGAAATCAAAATCCAGCCGGTCGAGCCACAGGTCCACGGCCGGCGCCTCGGCCGCGCGCTGGCGACTGTCGTATGGGCGCGCGCGACCAACGCTCTGCGCAACGGCTATCTCCGCAAATGCCGCGACCAGCGCGACCGAACCAGCTACTACTCTGGTGACCTGCATCGCTGCTCCGTTGTCGCAGTAAACACGCTACCCCGCAACCCGCAACTACTATACCTTGCTCGCAGTGTCGCTGCCAGCACTTCTGGAGGCCATTGAGGGAATCCCCGAATTCGGGCGCCTCATCTCGGTCCTCCCACCCCTGACCACTCGCGTACACGCCTCCGGCCTTCCTGGTTCCAGCGATGCCGTTGCCGTGGCCGCGCTCGCGCGCGCCACTCCGGGAAGGTTCTTCGTCGTGATCGCCGAAAGTGTCGCCGGCTCGGAACGCTGGCTGGCGGATCTCGAATCGCTCGGCGATGCACGGCAGGTCGCTTTTTATCCACCACGCGAGGGGTTCGGCGAAGCGGAGCCGCATGCAGAGGTAGCCGGAGAGCGGGTGGAAACGCTAGAGCGGATCGGGCGCGGGGAAATCCGGGTTCTGCTCACCACAGCGCGGGCGCTGCTCGAGCGCACTCAGCTTCCGCGCGCGCTTGCTTTCACGCGTCTGGAGCTGCGCAAGGGCGACACGCGCAGGCCGGAAGATCTTGCATTGCACCTCGAGTCCATTGGATTCGAGCGTGTATCGATGGTTGAAGATGTCGCTCAATTCAGCATGCGCGGCGGCATCTTCGACATCTACAGCTTTGGAATGGCCGACCCGGTCCGTCTTGAGTTCTGGGGCGACGAGATATCGGAGCTGCGGCATTTCGAGCTCGTCAGCCAGAGGTCGACCCGCGACGCCGAGCTGGCGCTGGTGCTGCCGGTTGATGGTCAACTTACCGGCGTTGCTCACGAAACCGAACGTGTTTCAGTTGTCGCGCTTCTGCCGCCAGACACGATAATCGTGGTTCCGGAAGACAGCCGGATTGGCCCCGAGCTGCGTCGAACGTGGGACGAGGCTCAGCATCATATCGACCTTGCCCGCCGAAGAGGAGAAGACACACCGGGACGGAGTGAACTCTACACCTCTCCGGAGCAGGCTATCGCCGCAATTTCCGGCTTCGGAGTAATCGAGATTTTTGCGGGGGATGCGGTTTCCCTGCACGAGGAGCTTGCACTTCCCGGTGGCGCGGCGCCCGCAGCGGTGCGTTTCCCCCTTGTTCCGCCCGAGCCGATTCAGCGTGACATGAGGCGGCTCCGGGAAGTGGTCGATGATGGCGTGCCCACGATCGTCCTGTGCGACAATGCCGGGCAGGCGGAGCGTCTGGAAGAACTGCTTGCAGAGGGCGGGCGCGTCACGCGGGCGGCGCTCGCGATTGGCGTGCTGAACGGCGGATTCATTATTCCGCCGTGGGGGATGCAGTCAGCCGGTCTGCGCGTTCTCACCGACCATGAGATCTTCAGGCGGGAGCGCCGCATCCGCCGCGCCCGCCGCTACACCACCGGCACATCCATCGAGACCCTCACCGCTCTCACGCCGGGTGACTACGTCGTGCATCTCGAGCACGGGGTGGGGATATACCGCGGGATCGAAAAGGTGTTTTTTCGGGAAGCGACCGTCGAAGTCGCGGTAATCGAGTACGAAGGAG
This DNA window, taken from Gemmatimonadaceae bacterium, encodes the following:
- a CDS encoding permease-like cell division protein FtsX, which encodes MLAVREAVNASRRAPLLSLLGVTTIAFSLFAFGLFALVALNIRHALRGVEERVEVRAFVSDGTPADAIATAMGDIRAFPEVAKVEYVTQEGALARAREDLGEFTDVFEEAMLPASLDVHLRAGLRDPATVREVAERVKSYQFVDDVRYGEEWVEKLHQLRTIAAGTGLGLGLAFAAVSIIIIGATIRVSVLAREREISIMRLVGATDSFIRAPFLIDGFAKGIVGGLLALLLTWLAYRAIDQRFMELVFFDIRLVLLGILSGALIGVAGSATSVWSHLRRI
- the ftsE gene encoding cell division ATP-binding protein FtsE — encoded protein: MIRLEDVAKEYTHTRVALSHVNFQVRRGEFVFLIGPSGSGKTTILKLLYMEEKPSHGDVWVNEVHGNTARRTEISQLRRKLGIIFQDFRLLEDRTAEQNVAFALEVTGASPSTIPARVGRVLTQVGLSSKATQRPRQLSGGEQQRVAIARALVNDPYFLLADEPTGNLDERATRSVFQLLREINATGTSVIMATHDLEMVRKAEGGRTIELNHGRVVFDSAETPPPETRYTPLLGQPAIGGPNEGNWPPLPAARQ
- a CDS encoding aminotransferase class I/II-fold pyridoxal phosphate-dependent enzyme, whose amino-acid sequence is MRGRSTIAVHGGSEHRAAGDPVAQPLIQSVNYAQPFGTADGLLYTRYGNTPNETVVQKRIAMLEGAEAALVLSSGMGATACAMLALLRPGDHLLSSAWIYGGTRRLFTEEFASMGIEVSFADPDERRVWRNTIRQNTRAIFVESPVNPTGRVLDLTQPAILAKLKGVALVVDSTLASPINARPMEHGAEVVIHSATKYLNGHHDILCGVVAGTASYIDEVRRKMIVWGQAPDPFACWLLERGLKTLDVRVRRSNENAMRVAQWSSARPEISKVHYAGLPAHPDHGVAKKMLDGFGGLLAIELSGGAAAADSFVRSVKMITYAASLGGVDTLVSEPRYSSHAHMTSEERAAIGIPDGFLRLSIGIENADDIIADIEQALKR
- a CDS encoding ATP-binding protein, translated to MTTIINVPPSLDDQSFEQIFAQVALLPPEEKILLDARRTRWASPFGFTALLSLAQTRLERPGLTVPEAEDTASYWSKASFFTYADSLYEISGRVPRRSKSENSVLLEVTPINGTEDVHTVVDNIQHRAQAILQEKLNLEASVTMRFTMVLSEICQNVIEHAGYGGWVSVHAYKFQQRLGRWVVVIAVCDAGMGFRKSLEQSQGARASDVWDDGKALEETVIKGATRFRDPGRGQGLAGVRKFTGKWDGMMSVRSGTARIAIVPEWGQGVPLGEGLPFFPGAQVQITIPERIGLP
- a CDS encoding carbohydrate kinase family protein, translating into MAGRRVGVIGSFVWDIIHGRDPMQHPVEEWGGITYALGAFDASLGDDWQMVPMVKVGYDLAPQARNFTTGLRRVAADAGPIEVPHPNNRVTLHYQSAERRCEHLTGGVPGWNWLGLKPLLAGVDALYINLISGFELDLETAQLIRAHFYGPIYCDLHSLLLAVQPDGARTLQPLPNPAAWCRCFDIIQVNEDEMQMMATDPLALAAIAMGAGVSVLNVTMGARGVAYFAAPGFDTLADLNRDSLGTSSGAVRTALHPAAPTRDLGGGDPTGCGDVWGATYFSRMLAGDSLEAAMGAASAAAARNVDHRGATGLAQHLRGELSIR
- a CDS encoding ROK family protein is translated as MTIREKFIIGVDLGGTNIVAGAMPTDGTRELAMKTIPTLSQNGASDVMDRIAGLVEEVITRTRAETGAERGDFLGVGIGSPGPLDRARGVVIVTPNLGWRDFPLRDEVSNRVGLPATLDNDANCATLGEWWCGAAKGGRNVVGLTIGTGIGGGLILDGRLYHGASDAAGEIGHTTIDSTGRRCKCGNYGCLEAYTSGPAIAERAREVLEGDENSVLPSMVDGDLSRITAQTVFDASKRGDAVAQEVVRDTAHFLGVGISNLINIFNPDIFVVAGGVTQAGDLLFDPLRAEVRRRAFKPAVDACRIVPGALPGSAGVVGAIATFKAQTLGDL
- a CDS encoding glycosyltransferase family 9 protein — encoded protein: MSSLVVQTSFLGDVILTTPLIAELARRGPVDVVTTPESAAVLANNPGIRNVVVYDKRGADRGVGGFRRTVNRIRAAGLDTLPRSPGIPEAGSTFEAAYLAQGSIRSAALVRAAGISNRIGFHTSSGSAFYTSRVAYRADRHHAERLWWLSMSECADEPQPWQVMPRLYPSAADIESAEDLLRTLSNATPRPFVALAPGSAWGTKRWPYFQDLAALLAETHDIVVLGGSEDAALGETIIAGLPKGTGINAAGRTGLLASAELIRRAAALVTNDSAPQHIASAMGTPTVTVFGPTVPEFGFGPLGPASSTAGHEGLACRPCDSHGPHRCPLGHWRCMRELSSGSVFALLAQTLSQANGR
- the lepA gene encoding translation elongation factor 4 is translated as MKLDHIRNFCIVAHIDHGKSTLADRLIEATGMLQKREMKAQVLDTLDLERERGITIKLNAVRMSYEAGNGDLYELNLIDTPGHVDFTYEVSRSLAACEGAVLVVDASQGIQAQTLSNLFLALDAGLEIVPVLNKIDLPGAEPERRKQEVHDLLGVDSDDILLVSAKEGLGIPELLEQIIRKVPPPQGDPDGPLRALIYDSYYDRYRGAVPSVRVVDGILRPGTKITFGASDSVYEVAEVGYNQLRQVKADQLGPGEVGYVVANVRSVKETRAGDTIFDALNKASTALPGYQEVRSFVFAGMYPTDTTQYETLRDALEKLQLNDASLQYEPETSTALGFGFRCGFLGLLHMEIVQERLSREYELELVTTVPSVEYKVYRTDATMQLIENPSLMPLAAVIDYVEEPYVKARIMAPAEYIGPIMTLGTERRGVYRNMTYLDQARVEFDFEFPLGEIILDFFDRLKTISRGYASLDYEMLEYRRSDLVKLDMLINGDPVDAFSVIIHRDKAYEWGRKIADKLRELIPRQLFEVAIQAAIGQKIIARQTVKPLRKDVLAKCYGGDISRKRKLLEKQKEGKKRMKQVGAVEIPQEAFLAVLQVD